The following coding sequences lie in one Ictalurus punctatus breed USDA103 chromosome 16, Coco_2.0, whole genome shotgun sequence genomic window:
- the si:ch211-243g18.2 gene encoding keratin, type I cytoskeletal 18-A, with protein sequence MNSSHRYTQVCCSSSPAQYIKVWFLCAEHCVLLTLIPPPASSLHQLHPSTSFIPPSSSSEDMMSSSSMRNFSIGRQPSFSNLSLRDSGRGRTKAAVSFSAAKPLSRASSMSLADLNSLSNLSLNGLGNSTNEKEAMQSLNSRLANYLEKVRSLEKSNADLELRIKQLMLERVPKGHDIDTMLSQAHALEHEVRKRTLENARIMLEIDNAKLAADDFRIKWETESAMCQSVERDCVALKRAKTDHDQIIATLRGDLDSLKEELYFLKKNHEEELDSLRARVAQEDVNVEVDAARGPELGSVLSELRSQYEGIVRKNKEEAEDWYRKKLEVVQTEVRESNEALRGAQSELTERQRFLQTLEVELESLHKQVAALEGNLGETGQKYAMEMERLQATLTQLEEDLSQLRLDMQRNKTDYEQLLRIKQNLELEIATYRRLLEGEEAVKEVLPPPKKEPDVRTRKIVKVVTQTMINGKVVDESSEVEQIEESKK encoded by the exons atgaactcCTCCCATAGGTACACACAGGTGTGCTGCTCCTCCTCTCCTGCTCAGTATATAAAGGTCTGGTTTCTCTGCGCCGAACACTGTGTTCTCCTCACACTCATCCCTCCACCAGCTTCATCCCTCCACCAGCTTCATCCCTCCACCAGcttcatccctccatcatcAAGTAGTGAAG ACATGATGTCATCCTCGTCCATGCGGAATTTCTCGATCGGCAGACAGCCGTCCTTCTCCAACTTGTCTCTGAGAGACAGCGGCCGTGGCCGAACCAAAGCGGCCGTCTCGTTCTCCGCGGCGAAGCCCCTCTCCCGTGCTTCCTCCATGAGCCTGGCCGACCTGAACAGCCTCTCCAACCTGTCGCTCAACGGCCTGGGCAACAGCACCAACGAGAAGGAAGCCATGCAGAGCCTCAACAGCCGTCTGGCCAACTACCTGGAGAAAGTGCGCTCTCTGGAGAAGTCCAACGCCGACCTCGAGCTCCGCATCAAGCAGCTCATGCTGGAGAGGGTTCCCAAAGGCCATGACATAGACACCATGTTGTCTCAGGCTCACGCTCTGGAGCACGAg GTCAGGAAAAGGACTCTGGAGAACGCTCGCATCATGCTGGAGATTGACAACGCCAAGCTGGCTGCAGACGATTTCAGAATCAA ATGGGAAACTGAGAGTGCTATGTGTCAGTCAGTGGAGAGGGATTGTGTGGCTCTGAAAAGGGCCAAGACAGACCATGATCAGATCATCGCTACGCTACGAGGAGACCTGGACAGCCTGAAAGAGGAGCTCTACTTCCTCAAGAAAAACCATGAGGAG GAGTTGGATAGCCTGCGGGCACGGGTAGCCCAGGAGGACGTCAATGTGGAGGTGGATGCCGCTCGTGGTCCCGAACTCGGATCGGTGCTGTCCGAACTCCGATCTCAGTATGAAGGCATCGTTCGGAAGAACAAAGAAGAGGCGGAGGACTGGTACCGCAAAAAG CTGGAGGTGGTGCAGACAGAGGTGCGCGAGAGCAACGAGGCACTGCGAGGGGCTCAGAGCGAACTCACCGAGAGGCAGCGCTTCCTGCAGACCCTCGAGGTGGAACTGGAGAGCCTCCACAAACAG GTCGCCGCCCTGGAGGGGAACCTGGGCGAAACGGGTCAGAAGTATGCTATGGAGATGGAGCGCCTGCAGGCCACGCTGACCCAGCTGGAGGAGGATCTCTCTCAGCTTCGGCTCGACATGCAGCGCAATAAGACCGACTACGAGCAGCTCCTGCGCATCAAACAGAACCTGGAGCTGGAGATCGCCACCTACAGGCGCCTGCTGGAAGGAGAGGAAGC TGTTAAGGAAGTCCTTCCACCTCCTAAGA AAGAGCCTGATGTTCGCACCAGGAAGATCGTCAAGGTGGTCACTCAAACCATGATCAACGGGAAAGTGGTGGACGAATCCAGCGAGGTCGAACAAATCGAAGAGTCCAAGAAGTGA